The following coding sequences lie in one Arabidopsis thaliana chromosome 3, partial sequence genomic window:
- the TPLATE gene encoding ARM repeat superfamily protein (TPLATE; FUNCTIONS IN: binding; INVOLVED IN: pollen development, cytokinesis; LOCATED IN: nucleus, plasma membrane, cell plate, cytoplasm, phragmoplast; EXPRESSED IN: 26 plant structures; EXPRESSED DURING: 14 growth stages; CONTAINS InterPro DOMAIN/s: Armadillo-type fold (InterPro:IPR016024); Has 18574 Blast hits to 8761 proteins in 652 species: Archae - 63; Bacteria - 685; Metazoa - 7555; Fungi - 1758; Plants - 703; Viruses - 446; Other Eukaryotes - 7364 (source: NCBI BLink).), producing the protein MDILFAQIQADLRSNDALRQSSALLQALQQSAAGRDISVIAKSAVEEIVASPASAVCKKLAFDLIRSTRLTPDLWDTVCSGVKTDLHFPDPDVTAAAVSILAALPAFSLPKLISDCSSEIASCFDSPSDNLRFSITETLGCILARDDLVTLCENNVGLLDKVSNWWARIGQNMLDKSDAVSKVAFESVGRLFQEFDSKRMSRLAGDKLVDSENSLAIRSKWVSSMVDIVWRKRSALMARSLVLPVETFRATVFPLVFAVKAVASGSVEVIRQLSKASSAAAAANATVVDSNAEKLVGVSDLVTHLAPFLASSLDPALIFEVGINMLYLADVAGGKPEWASQSIIAILTLWDRQEFSSARESIVRAVVTNLHLLDLHMQVSLFRRLLLMVRNLRAESDRMHALACICRTALCVHLFARESARRGQKPLPGTDIISLFEDARIKDDLNSVTSKSLFREELVAMLVESCFQLSLPLPEQKNSGMESRVIGALAYGTGYGALNWTEPALEVVEVCRPCVKWDCDGRTYAVDCYLKLLVRLCHIYDTRGGVKRLKDGASQDQILNETRLQNLQRELVKDLQEVNTPRILGRLIWTIAEHIDLEGLDPLLADDPDDPLNIIIANIHKVLFNLDAAATTSNRLQDVQAVLLCAQRMGSRHARAGQLLTKELEEYRNHAAADTVSKHQTRLILQRIKYVSNLPERKWAGVSETRGDYPFSHHKLTVQFYEPSAAQDRKLEGLIHKAILELWRPKPTELTLFLTKGVDSTSIKVPPTAYPLTGSSDPCYIEAYHLADTNDGRVTLHLKIINLTELELNRVDIRVGLSGALYFMDGSPQAVRQLRNLVSQDPVQCSVTVGVSQFERCGFWVQVLYYPFRGARGEYDGDYIEEDPQIMKQKRGSKAELGEPVILRCQPYKIPLTELLLPHKISPVEFFRLWPSLPAVAEYTGTYMYEGSGFMATAAQQYGASPFLSGLKSLSSKPFHRVCSHIIRTVAGFQLCYAAKTWHGGFVGMMIFGASEVSRNMDLGDETTTMMCKFVVRASEASITKQIESDIQGWCDDLTDGGVEYMPEDEVKATAAEKLKISMERIALLKAAQPKKTSKIEEESENEEEEEGEEEDDDEEVKEKKEKEEGKDKEEKKKKEKEKGTFSKLTAEETEHMALQAAVLQEWHILCKDRKYTKVN; encoded by the exons ATGGACATTCTTTTTGCTCAGATCCAGGCGGACCTCCGTTCAAATGACGCGCTTCGCCAGTCATCGGCGCTTCTTCAGGCGCTGCAGCAATCCGCCGCCGGAAGAGATATCTCTGTGATCGCTAAGTCTGCTGTGGAGGAGATTGTTGCTTCTCCGGCTTCAGCTGTTTGTAAGAAGCTGGCATTCGATCTCATCCGATCTACCCGCCTCACTCCGGATCTTTGGGACACCGTTTGCTCAGGTGTCAAAACGGATCTTCATTTTCCGGACCCGGATGTTACCGCCGCTGCCGTCTCCATCCTTGCGGCTCTCCCTGCCTTCTCGCTTCCTAAACTCATCTCTGATTGCAGCTCTGAGATTGCTTCCTGCTTCGATTCTCCATCTGACAACCTTCGTTTTTCCATCACCGAGACACTTGGCTGCATCCTCGCGCGTGATGATCTCGTTACTTTGTGCGAGAACAATGTGGGTCTCCTCGACAAGGTCTCCAACTGGTGGGCTCGGATCGGCCAGAACATGCTCGACAAATCCGACGCCGTCTCCAAGGTTGCCTTTGAGTCCGTCGGCAGACTCTTCCAGGAGTTCGACTCCAAGCGGATGAGCCGTCTTGCTGGCGATAAGCTCGTTGACAGCGAGAACTCCCTCGCCATCAGGTCCAAGTGGGTCTCTTCCATGGTTGACATTGTATGGAGAAAGAGGAGCGCTTTGATGGCTAGGTCTTTAGTCCTTCCTGTCGAAACCTTCAGAGCCACTGTTTTCCCTCTTGTCTTTGCTGTCAAAGCTGTTGCTTCCGGTAGTGTCGAAGTGATTAGACAGCTTTCCAAGGCTTcctctgctgctgctgcagctAATGCCACCGTTGTGGACTCCAACGCCGAGAAGCTGGTTGGCGTCTCAGATTTGGTTACCCATTTGGCGCCATTCTTGGCTTCCTCTTTGGATCCagctttgatttttgaagTGGGAATTAACATGCTCTACCTGGCAGATGTTGCCGGAGGCAAGCCAGAGTGGGCTTCACAGTCCATTATTGCAATTTTAACACTCTGGGACCGCCAAGAATTTTCCTCTGCTAGAGAGAGTATAGTCAGGGCCGTTGTTACGAACCTGCACTTGCTTGATCTGCATATGCAG GTTTCGTTGTTTAGAAGACTGCTGCTTATGGTGAGAAACTTGAGAGCAGAATCGGACAGGATGCACGCATTAGCCTGTATCTGTCGGACAGCTCTCTGTGTTCACCTTTTTGCCAGAGAAAGTGCCCGAAGAGGTCAGAAGCCTCTGCCTGGGACAGATattatttctctctttgaagATGCAAGGATTAAAGATGATCTCAATAGTGTTACCAGTAAGAGCTTATTTCGGGAAGAGCTGGTGGCAATGCTTGTGGAAAGCTGCTTCCAGTTGTCTCTACCTTTGcctgaacaaaaaaactcgGGTATGGAGAGCAGAGTGATTGGTGCGTTAGCATATGGTACTGGTTATGGTGCTCTGAACTGGACAGAACCAGCCCTTGAGGTTGTGGAAGTTTGTAGGCCTTGTGTCAAATGGGATTGTGATGGCAGGACGTACGCTGTAGATTGCTATTTGAAATTGCTTGTTAGGCTGTGCCATATCTATGATACCCGTGGAGGAGTGAAGAGGCTGAAAGATGGTGCTTCCCAGgatcaaatattaaatgagACACGATTGCAGAACTTGCAACGTGAGCTTGTTAAGGATCTCCAAGAG GTAAATACCCCAAGAATCCTCGGGCGTCTTATATGGACAATCGCAGAACATATTGATCTAGAAGGTCTAGATCCACTTTTAGCTGATGACCCCGATGATCCATTGAATATTATCATAGCAAACATACATAAGGTTCTCTTCAACTTGGATGCCGCTGCTACTACATCGAATAGGCTACAAGATGTTCAGGCAGTCTTATTATGCGCCCAGAGGATGGGATCGCGTCATGCAAGAGCTGGCCAGTTATTAACCAAAGAGCTTGAAGAGTATAGGAACCATGCTGCTGCAGATACAGTTAGCAAACATCAAACCCGTTTAATATTGCAGAGGATCAAATATGTTTCAAATCTTCCTGAAAGAAA GTGGGCTGGAGTTAGTGAGACAAGAGGAGATTACCCGTTTAGCCACCATAAGCTTACTGTTCAGTTTTACGAACCATCAGCTGCTCAAGACAGGAAATTAGAAGGTCTAATTCACAAGGCCATTCTCGAGCTTTGGAGGCCAAAGCCCACTGAATTAACTCTCTTCCTTACAAAAGGGGTCGACTCAACTTCTATCAAGGTTCCTCCCACAGCATATCCTTTGACCGGAAGCAGTGATCCTTGCTATATAGAAGCTTACCATTTAGCAGATACAAATGATGGAAGGGTCACTTTGCACTTGAAG ATTATTAATTTGACAGAACTTGAACTGAATCGTGTGGATATACGGGTTGGATTATCTGGTGCCCTATACTTCATGGATGGCTCTCCTCAAGCAGTGCGGCAGTTGCGTAATCTTGTCTCACAG GATCCTGTACAATGCAGTGTCACCGTTGGTGTGTCCCAATTTGAAAGATGTGGTTTCTGGGTTCAAGTCCTCTACTATCCATTCCGTGGTGCTAGGGGAGAATATGACGGTGACTACATAGAAGAGGATCCACAGATCATGAAGCAGAAGAGAGGTTCAAAAGCAGAACTCGGAGAGCCTGTGATCTTAAGATGTCAGCCTTACAAGATCCCACTGACTGAGCTTCTTCTACCGCACAAAATCTCACCAGTCGAGTTCTTTCGTTTGTGGCCTAGCTTGCCAGCTGTTGCAGAGTACACTGGCACATATATGTATGAAGGAAGCGGCTTCATGGCGACCGCCGCACAACAGTATGGGGCTTCACCATTTTTAAGCGGACTCAAATCATTATCCTCGAAGCCATTCCACAGAGTCTGTTCCCACATTATACGCACAGTTGCTGGCTTTCAG CTTTGTTACGCTGCAAAAACGTGGCATGGAGGTTTTGTGGGTATGATGATCTTTGGCGCTAGTGAAGTGAGCAGGAACATGGATCTGGGTGACGAGACTACCACCATGATGTGCAAGTTTGTGGTTAGAGCATCAGAAGCATCAATCACAAAGCAAATAGAGTCGGATATTCAGGGATGGTGTGATGATCTAACTGACGGGGGCGTTGAGTACATGCCAGAGGACGAAGTGAAGGCAACCGCGGCCGAGAAGCTGAAGATCTCTATGGAGAGGATAGCTTTGTTGAAGGCAGCTCAGCCGAAGAAGACTTCAAAGATAGAGGAGGAAtcagaaaacgaagaagaagaagaaggagaagaagaagatgatgatgaagaagtaaaagagaaaaaggagaaagaagagggaaaggacaaggaagagaagaagaaaaaagagaaggaaaaaggaACATTTTCTAAGCTGACagcagaagaaacagagcacaTGGCGCTTCAGGCAGCAGTGCTCCAAGAATGGCACATCTTGTGcaaagatagaaaatataCCAAAGTTAACTAA
- the TPLATE gene encoding ARM repeat superfamily protein, whose amino-acid sequence MDILFAQIQADLRSNDALRQSSALLQALQQSAAGRDISVIAKSAVEEIVASPASAVCKKLAFDLIRSTRLTPDLWDTVCSGVKTDLHFPDPDVTAAAVSILAALPAFSLPKLISDCSSEIASCFDSPSDNLRFSITETLGCILARDDLVTLCENNVGLLDKVSNWWARIGQNMLDKSDAVSKVAFESVGRLFQEFDSKRMSRLAGDKLVDSENSLAIRSKWVSSMVDIVWRKRSALMARSLVLPVETFRATVFPLVFAVKAVASGSVEVIRQLSKASSAAAAANATVVDSNAEKLVGVSDLVTHLAPFLASSLDPALIFEVGINMLYLADVAGGKPEWASQSIIAILTLWDRQEFSSARESIVRAVVTNLHLLDLHMQVSLFRRLLLMVRNLRAESDRMHALACICRTALCVHLFARESARRGQKPLPGTDIISLFEDARIKDDLNSVTSKSLFREELVAMLVESCFQLSLPLPEQKNSGMESRVIGALAYGTGYGALNWTEPALEVVEVCRPCVKWDCDGRTYAVDCYLKLLVRLCHIYDTRGGVKRLKDGASQDQILNETRLQNLQRELVKDLQEVNTPRILGRLIWTIAEHIDLEGLDPLLADDPDDPLNIIIANIHKVLFNLDAAATTSNRLQDVQAVLLCAQRMGSRHARAGQLLTKELEEYRNHAAADTVSKHQTRLILQRIKYVSNLPERKWAGVSETRGDYPFSHHKLTVQFYEPSAAQDRKLEGLIHKAILELWRPKPTELTLFLTKGVDSTSIKVPPTAYPLTGSSDPCYIEAYHLADTNDGRVTLHLKIINLTELELNRVDIRVGLSGALYFMDGSPQAVRQLRNLVSQCHRWCVPI is encoded by the exons ATGGACATTCTTTTTGCTCAGATCCAGGCGGACCTCCGTTCAAATGACGCGCTTCGCCAGTCATCGGCGCTTCTTCAGGCGCTGCAGCAATCCGCCGCCGGAAGAGATATCTCTGTGATCGCTAAGTCTGCTGTGGAGGAGATTGTTGCTTCTCCGGCTTCAGCTGTTTGTAAGAAGCTGGCATTCGATCTCATCCGATCTACCCGCCTCACTCCGGATCTTTGGGACACCGTTTGCTCAGGTGTCAAAACGGATCTTCATTTTCCGGACCCGGATGTTACCGCCGCTGCCGTCTCCATCCTTGCGGCTCTCCCTGCCTTCTCGCTTCCTAAACTCATCTCTGATTGCAGCTCTGAGATTGCTTCCTGCTTCGATTCTCCATCTGACAACCTTCGTTTTTCCATCACCGAGACACTTGGCTGCATCCTCGCGCGTGATGATCTCGTTACTTTGTGCGAGAACAATGTGGGTCTCCTCGACAAGGTCTCCAACTGGTGGGCTCGGATCGGCCAGAACATGCTCGACAAATCCGACGCCGTCTCCAAGGTTGCCTTTGAGTCCGTCGGCAGACTCTTCCAGGAGTTCGACTCCAAGCGGATGAGCCGTCTTGCTGGCGATAAGCTCGTTGACAGCGAGAACTCCCTCGCCATCAGGTCCAAGTGGGTCTCTTCCATGGTTGACATTGTATGGAGAAAGAGGAGCGCTTTGATGGCTAGGTCTTTAGTCCTTCCTGTCGAAACCTTCAGAGCCACTGTTTTCCCTCTTGTCTTTGCTGTCAAAGCTGTTGCTTCCGGTAGTGTCGAAGTGATTAGACAGCTTTCCAAGGCTTcctctgctgctgctgcagctAATGCCACCGTTGTGGACTCCAACGCCGAGAAGCTGGTTGGCGTCTCAGATTTGGTTACCCATTTGGCGCCATTCTTGGCTTCCTCTTTGGATCCagctttgatttttgaagTGGGAATTAACATGCTCTACCTGGCAGATGTTGCCGGAGGCAAGCCAGAGTGGGCTTCACAGTCCATTATTGCAATTTTAACACTCTGGGACCGCCAAGAATTTTCCTCTGCTAGAGAGAGTATAGTCAGGGCCGTTGTTACGAACCTGCACTTGCTTGATCTGCATATGCAG GTTTCGTTGTTTAGAAGACTGCTGCTTATGGTGAGAAACTTGAGAGCAGAATCGGACAGGATGCACGCATTAGCCTGTATCTGTCGGACAGCTCTCTGTGTTCACCTTTTTGCCAGAGAAAGTGCCCGAAGAGGTCAGAAGCCTCTGCCTGGGACAGATattatttctctctttgaagATGCAAGGATTAAAGATGATCTCAATAGTGTTACCAGTAAGAGCTTATTTCGGGAAGAGCTGGTGGCAATGCTTGTGGAAAGCTGCTTCCAGTTGTCTCTACCTTTGcctgaacaaaaaaactcgGGTATGGAGAGCAGAGTGATTGGTGCGTTAGCATATGGTACTGGTTATGGTGCTCTGAACTGGACAGAACCAGCCCTTGAGGTTGTGGAAGTTTGTAGGCCTTGTGTCAAATGGGATTGTGATGGCAGGACGTACGCTGTAGATTGCTATTTGAAATTGCTTGTTAGGCTGTGCCATATCTATGATACCCGTGGAGGAGTGAAGAGGCTGAAAGATGGTGCTTCCCAGgatcaaatattaaatgagACACGATTGCAGAACTTGCAACGTGAGCTTGTTAAGGATCTCCAAGAG GTAAATACCCCAAGAATCCTCGGGCGTCTTATATGGACAATCGCAGAACATATTGATCTAGAAGGTCTAGATCCACTTTTAGCTGATGACCCCGATGATCCATTGAATATTATCATAGCAAACATACATAAGGTTCTCTTCAACTTGGATGCCGCTGCTACTACATCGAATAGGCTACAAGATGTTCAGGCAGTCTTATTATGCGCCCAGAGGATGGGATCGCGTCATGCAAGAGCTGGCCAGTTATTAACCAAAGAGCTTGAAGAGTATAGGAACCATGCTGCTGCAGATACAGTTAGCAAACATCAAACCCGTTTAATATTGCAGAGGATCAAATATGTTTCAAATCTTCCTGAAAGAAA GTGGGCTGGAGTTAGTGAGACAAGAGGAGATTACCCGTTTAGCCACCATAAGCTTACTGTTCAGTTTTACGAACCATCAGCTGCTCAAGACAGGAAATTAGAAGGTCTAATTCACAAGGCCATTCTCGAGCTTTGGAGGCCAAAGCCCACTGAATTAACTCTCTTCCTTACAAAAGGGGTCGACTCAACTTCTATCAAGGTTCCTCCCACAGCATATCCTTTGACCGGAAGCAGTGATCCTTGCTATATAGAAGCTTACCATTTAGCAGATACAAATGATGGAAGGGTCACTTTGCACTTGAAG ATTATTAATTTGACAGAACTTGAACTGAATCGTGTGGATATACGGGTTGGATTATCTGGTGCCCTATACTTCATGGATGGCTCTCCTCAAGCAGTGCGGCAGTTGCGTAATCTTGTCTCACAG TGTCACCGTTGGTGTGTCCCAATTTGA
- a CDS encoding Ribosomal protein L13 family protein (Ribosomal protein L13 family protein; FUNCTIONS IN: structural constituent of ribosome; INVOLVED IN: translation; LOCATED IN: ribosome, intracellular, large ribosomal subunit; EXPRESSED IN: 22 plant structures; EXPRESSED DURING: 13 growth stages; CONTAINS InterPro DOMAIN/s: Ribosomal protein L13, bacterial-type (InterPro:IPR005823), Ribosomal protein L13 (InterPro:IPR005822); BEST Arabidopsis thaliana protein match is: Ribosomal protein L13 family protein (TAIR:AT1G78630.1); Has 7701 Blast hits to 7701 proteins in 2675 species: Archae - 7; Bacteria - 5222; Metazoa - 123; Fungi - 136; Plants - 125; Viruses - 0; Other Eukaryotes - 2088 (source: NCBI BLink).) yields MATQAAAAASFKGNLKKAVAGIKRINLDGLRWRVFDARGQVLGRLASQISTVLQAKDKPTYCPNRDDGDICIVLNAKEIGFTGRKLTDKFYRWHTGYIGHLKERSLKDQMAKDPTEVIRKAVWRMLPSNNLRDDRDRKLRIFEGGEHPFGDKPLEPFVMPPRRVREMRPRARRAMIRAQKKAEQAENEGTEVKKGKKRTLSEVPA; encoded by the exons ATGGCGACTCAGGCTGCTGCTGCTGCCTCATTCAAGGGCAACTTAAAG AAAGCTGTGGCAGGTATAAAGCGTATCAATCTCGACGGTCTTCGTTGGCGTGTTTTTGATGCCAGAGGCcag GTTCTTGGTAGACTAGCTTCCCAGATATCAACCGTGCTTCAAGCCAAAGATAAGCCTACTTATTGTCCTAACCGCGACGATGGCGATATTTGTATTGTTCTCAATGCTAAGGAAATCGGCTTCACAGGAAGAAAGCTCACTGACAAATTCTACCGTTGGCATACTGG GTACATCGGACACCTGAAGGAACGGAGTCTGAAAGATCAGATGGCCAAAGATCCCACAGAGGTCATTCGTAAGGCTGTCTGGCGCATGCTTCCAAGTAACAATTTGCGTGAT GACAGGGATCGGAAGCTGAGGATATTTGAAGGCGGTGAGCATCCTTTTGGGGACAAGCCACTTGAGCCATTTGTGATGCCGCCTCGTAGAGTTAGAGAGATGCGACCGCGCGCAAGGCGAGCAATGATCCGTGCGCAGAAGAAGGCAGAGCAGGCAGAAAATGAGGGAACAGAGgtaaagaaaggaaagaagaggACCCTCTCTGAAGTACCTGCGTAG
- a CDS encoding Ribosomal protein L13 family protein, with the protein MATQAAAAASFKGNLKKAVAGIKRINLDGLRWRVFDARGQVLGRLASQISTVLQAKDKPTYCPNRDDGDICIVLNAKEIGFTGRKLTDKFYRWHTGYIGHLKERSLKDQMAKDPTEVIRKAVWRMLPSNNLRDILPHTLALLLLVDIHHELCGMRFLVSYV; encoded by the exons ATGGCGACTCAGGCTGCTGCTGCTGCCTCATTCAAGGGCAACTTAAAG AAAGCTGTGGCAGGTATAAAGCGTATCAATCTCGACGGTCTTCGTTGGCGTGTTTTTGATGCCAGAGGCcag GTTCTTGGTAGACTAGCTTCCCAGATATCAACCGTGCTTCAAGCCAAAGATAAGCCTACTTATTGTCCTAACCGCGACGATGGCGATATTTGTATTGTTCTCAATGCTAAGGAAATCGGCTTCACAGGAAGAAAGCTCACTGACAAATTCTACCGTTGGCATACTGG GTACATCGGACACCTGAAGGAACGGAGTCTGAAAGATCAGATGGCCAAAGATCCCACAGAGGTCATTCGTAAGGCTGTCTGGCGCATGCTTCCAAGTAACAATTTGCGTGAT ATATTACCCCACACCTTGGCTTTACTCTTACTTGTTGATATCCATCATGAGTTGTGTGGAATGAGATTCTTGGTGTCCTATGTCTAG
- a CDS encoding Ribosome recycling factor (Ribosome recycling factor; INVOLVED IN: translational termination, translation; LOCATED IN: mitochondrion; EXPRESSED IN: 19 plant structures; EXPRESSED DURING: 13 growth stages; CONTAINS InterPro DOMAIN/s: Ribosome recycling factor, bacterial-like (InterPro:IPR015998), Ribosome recycling factor (InterPro:IPR002661); BEST Arabidopsis thaliana protein match is: ribosome recycling factor, chloroplast precursor (TAIR:AT3G63190.1); Has 7776 Blast hits to 7776 proteins in 2635 species: Archae - 0; Bacteria - 5288; Metazoa - 113; Fungi - 65; Plants - 94; Viruses - 0; Other Eukaryotes - 2216 (source: NCBI BLink).), translated as MMAMFVRRALSSRNAIGFLRRSSVVVQSRDFSFISSPNLMMMGGRDLQFDLSMPDFLRDSRRGFAKGKKSKDDSGTGMVDAAPDIGPTVKAAASSQMEAAIDALSRDLTKLRTGRAAPGMLDHIVVETGGVKMPLNHLALVSVLDPKTLSVNPYDPDTVKELEKAIVASPLGLNPKLDGQRLVASIPALTKEHIQAMCKIVTKSSEVVKQSIRRARQKALDTIKKAGSSLPKDEVKRLEKEVDELTKKFVKSAEDMCKSKEKEITEA; from the exons ATGATGGCTATGTTCGTGAGACGAGCTCTATCTAGTCGTAACGCGATTGGGTTTCTCAGAAGAAGCTCCGTTGTTGTTCAATCTCGTGATTTCTCCTTCATTTCTTCACCCAATCTCATGATGATGGGAGGCCGAGATCTGCAATTCGATTTGTCCATGCCCGATTTCCTCAGAGATTCTCGTCGAGGCTTTGCAAAAGGCAAAAAATCAA agGACGATTCAGGAACAGGGATGGTCGACGCAGCTCCAGATATCGGACCTACCGTGAAAGCAGCAGCCTCTTCTCAAATGGAGGCAGCCATTGATGCATTGTCCCGGGATTTAACTAAATTAAGAACCGGAAGAGCCGCTCCAG GAATGCTTGATCATATTGTTGTTGAAACGGGAGGAGTAAAGATGCCACTCAATCACTTAGCTTTGGTCTCTGTCTTGGATCCTAAGACTCTCTCTGTCAATCCTTATGATCCCGAT ACGGTCAAAGAACTTGAGAAAGCAATAGTCGCGTCGCCATTAGGATTAAACCCGAAACTGGATGGGCAACGACTGGTCGCATCTATCCCAGC ATTGACCAAGGAGCATATACAG GCAATGTGCAAGATTGTTACAAAGTCCAGTGAAGTTGTCAAACAAAGCATAAGAAGAGCGAGGCAAAAG gCACTGGACACGATAAAGAAAGCAGGCTCGAGTCTACCAAAGGATGAAGTAAAAAGACTGGAGAAGGAA GTAGATGAGTTGACGAAGAAATTTGTGAAGTCAGCAGAGGACATGTGCAAGtccaaagagaaagagatcacCGAAGCCTGA